The following is a genomic window from bacterium.
ATCACGAAGAGCCCGATGAGCGGGACGTAGGTGTAGCGGTCGGCCCGTGCCTGCGCCCCGACCTGCACGACGCCGATGACCGGCGCCAGCGTGGCCAGGAACCAGAGCCAGCCGGTCAGGTGCGCCGGCGAGCGGCGCCAGTTCCGGAGAAACAGCGCGGTCGCCGCGGCCGCCGCCGCGGCGGCGATCGCGGCGGGGACCAGCGGCGCCCCGCTCCCCGGGTGGGGATAGAAGAACGCGAGGTCGCTCGGCCAGACCGTCCTGGCGCAGTACCACGCCAGCGACGTCGCGGCGTTGGCGAGCCGGGCCGCCAGCGGGATCGGCGTCACGGCGTTGATCGCGCCCGCGAGACCCTGCGACCGGAAGGTGAACGCCGCGGCCACGGCGGCGCCGGCGAAGAGGTGGGCCTTCTCCAGCAGCGCGCGGCGCAGTCCCTCGCCCCGCAGGCGGCCGAGGGGCCAGAAGTCGATCAGCAGCAGCGTCAGGGGGAACGTGACGGCCATGGGCTTGGCCGCGAGCGCGAGCGCGAAGAAGACCGCGACGGGCACCAGGCGCGCCGGCGAGGGCCGCCGCGCGTAGCGCACGTGGCACAGCGCGCCCGCCAGCCAGAGACAGGTCGAGAGCACGTCCTTGCGCTCCGAGATCCACACCGCCGACTCGACGTGGAGCGGGTGCACGATAAAGAGCGCCGCGACGAGCAGGCTGCGCCCGCCGGCGCCCGTGAGGCTGCGCAGCAGCAGGAAGAGCAGCACCCCGGCGAGCGTGTGCAGCGCCAGCCCCGTGCGGTGCAGCCAGCGGGGGTCGGGGCCGAAGAGCTGGACGTCGAGCATGAGCGAGAGCCACGTCAGCGGGTACCAGCTGCCGAGGGTCGCCGTGCGCATCGCCCAGGCGGCGCCGTCCGCCGTCAGCCCGGCGAGCACGCGGGGGTTGCGGACGACGTACTCCTCGTCGTCGAAGGCGACGAAGCCGAACCCGGCCGCGGCATGGAAGACGGCGGCGCTCAGCAGCACGAGGAGCACAGCACCGGCGGCGAGGCGCCACAGCGCGCTGCGTCGGCCCCCGCCGCGCCCCCGGCGAGACGGGGTCATTCGGGGACGCTGCTGTCCGAGGAAAGCCAGCGCTCAGCGTCCCCGCGGTCCCGGAAGACCTCGACCGTCCGCACGGCGCCGGGGCGCCCCTCGCGCAACGCCTTGTACATGCGCCCCATGCCGAAGTGGAGGTCGGAAGCCGCGAATATGGCCAGCCGCGAGGGGCCTCGCGCCGCATCCAGCCTCGCGGCGAGCGAAGCGAGGCGCTCCACGTTGTTCACCGTGTCGTCTTCGATATCCGTCGCCCTGCTCATGTCGACAAGCTCGTCGAAGCCCGCGACCTCGGGGGACGACCAGACGCGCCGCTCGTACTCCGCCAGCTCGTCGTACGTGACGACGCCCCGCAGTGCCGCGGTGACGAGGCGCTTCTCGCGGTCGATGGTGTGCTCGATCGGCATGCCGCAACGATTGCACAAACCGGCGGCCTTTTCCAGACCCGCCGGAGAGAGTGTCTGCGAGTTGCCATGAAGCGCCGAGAAGCAGGCGTGACGGCAGGCTACAGGCCCTCGTCAGCGACAACTTCCGCCCTTGACGTGGGCAAGCCCTGCAGGGGCTAGGCGGGCTTGTGCATCTTTCGCACTTCCTCTGATGCAAAGCGGGAACGCGCCTCAGCGTCGCACTTCACCTTGTGCTTCTTGCACCATTGCGACAAATCATACACGTCGACGAGCACCTCTTCGACCGGAATGTCTTTGCTCTGAAAGTCTTGAACGCGTTCCTGAGCATGTTGGAGCCATGTCTCATAGTCGTCTTCGAGTTCATCCTTGTCCTCGGAGATCTCACGCAGCAAGCTCCATTGTTCCGGCTTGAACCACGCGATCCCGAACTTCACCGGCCTCTCTTCCATGGTCGTCCTCCTCACACCTGTCACAGGTCCAGCAGGGTGCTGCAACACCAAGGGACGAGCAAGTTGACGAGCCTCCAGACAGATCCAGGATCGACGATCTCGCGTCGAGCCATGTCTGGACCCCCCTCGCAGGAGCATCGTGGAGCCTTTAGAATCACTCTTCAGCACCCTGCTGGCGCGCTTGCCGGCCCGGACTGGAACATTGCTTTCACATTAGCTTCAAAGGGCCGCAATGCAAGCGTGATCCGTCGGCTACAACGCCTGGTCATGCCCTCTTTCGATCGACCAGCGTCCCTGCGACAAACTTGTGGATGATGCTAGAAATGAGCGTTTGGTACGGTAGACCTTCCTGTGCCGCGATTACTTGAACTTGATTCAAGTCCCTCGAGGACATACGAATATTGATGCGCTTGTCCTTCTGGAGGGTATTGCGCGCTGCCGTGCGCAGCAGGCGTCCCTTTCCCTTTAGACCCTTGACGGTGCGCCATTCTCCCCGCTCGTACGACTCGACAATCTTCTTCTCTTCGGCTTCGTCCGTGTACGTCTTCATGTCATTTCCCCTTGTACTTCGATGTTGCCTTCCTGTTGGGAATGATGGTCTTGAGGAATATTGTGTTTCCCTCCCTCACGAAGGGGACGAGATATACGTAGTCCTCAATTCGAATGATGGCGATCTCCTGCCCTGGGTATTCCCCTTGATTCGGATGGTCGATGATGTCGAGGTAGCCTTCCTGCTCCAGGATCAGAACCACCTGTTCGAAACTGACCCCTCTCTTGGCTTTCAGCCATTCATTCTTCTCGTTGTTCCAGTCGAACTGCACCATGAGTCAATGGTATGACGCCGTGTGCCTTTTGTCAATCATTGCGGGCATACCGTGGCGTTGAGCCGCGGGCGCGCTTGCCGGCCCGGACTGGAACGTTACAATTCACCTGAGCCTCGGCATCTGAGGGCCGACATGCAAGGGTGATCCGTCGGCTACAACGCCTGGTTAGGCAATGTCCTTGTATGAGTCCAGTGGGCCGCGCCCGAGCAGTGCTAGTACTCGTCCTCGCAGTTGTTCCCCGAGATCCGCCGCCTTCTTCCATAAAATGTGTGGATACTGCCGCGTGTCAAAGTGCAAGTCCGTCTTGTCATTATCACTGCACATCCATATGACGGGAACGCCAAGGCCGAGGGCAAACCCTGCTTCGAAGTAGACACCCCCCCGATGACCGGTGAAGTCTGCTACAACCAACCTGCTTTGACGGATCTGGGCGATGATCTCGTCATCGATCTTGTTGACGAAATGCTCCCGGTCGACGCGGATTGGCCGATATCCGCACTCCCGAATGGTCTTGTCGATCCCCTCCTGATATGTGTCCTTGAGGTCATCTGAGAACGACATTGCCACAAAGACGCGCGGATTCGTCGCGTCATGCCTGTGGGACTGCTCGAGTTCCGTCCATCCCTCAGGTGTAATCCGGATGCCGTAGTGAGGGCCCATCATCTTGTCTATGTTTACCCATCCCCGACTATCAAGGTAGGCGAGAATGTAGTCGAACTCGGCGATGTTCCTGCAATACCCAATTGGGTAGTCTGTCTTTCCGGCTAGGACAATCCGCTCTCCGAAATGAGAGGTCCGCAAGGACAGTCGGCGCAAGAGTTGGCGACCAAGTTCAGGAACGGTGCGCGGATACGTCCCGCTGACCAGAGACCCCACAGTTGAGGCAAGAACCCGGATCGGCTGTCCACCAATATCATGGTTGTACCGCAATACTGCAGACAAGACGTAAAGAGTCTCGCTGCCAGGAATGCCGTCCATCCACAATTCCTCTGAGATGAAGAACTCCCCGCACCGTGGACAAGAGACAAGATTGGTGAGAGTCGAACTGTCGAGACGACATTGGATGTCTGTGTCGTACCCGCACACTGGGCACTTGCTCTTGTCCATATATTTCTGTTCTCCGCAGTAGTTGCCAAACAGTTGATCGTAGCGTTTAGCTGCCGGCGCGCTTGCGGGCGCCTTGGAACCAGCTTCGGCCTCTTCCCATTGAACGGTAGCCCTCGTGCAAGGGTGATCGGTCAGCAACAACGCCTGGTTGAGCATTCATGTGATACCAAGCATGCTCTTTGCGATTGAAGTCAATAGTGTTTGCATGACTTCAAATGGGATCGAACCGCCTTTCTCCTTGATCATTTCCTTCGCTCTGGACCAGACTGATTCGTTTCTGGCTGAATCGATGAACTCATGCCCTTTCCAAGTGAGCCGATCAATTAGCCAATGATCTCCGCCAGAGTCAGACACGTCATGTGACTTTATCAACTCTGCTTCGGCCAGCAGGCCAATGTGATAGTTGATGACCGATGGTTCGTACCCTTCAATCTGCACGGACTCATCTTCAATCTGCTGGTTTGGTTCCATCGCTTCCACAAAGAGCACGATCTTGCGGATGAGATCCATGTCTCTCTTCATGCTTTTCTATCCCTTCGGTTCTATGAGGCCCAACAGGTGGATAATCTACATCTAACGACCGCCACGACCATCCCCGTACACGGCCATCTACCGGCCTATGCCTCCCCGGCCCGGAGTATCGCGGGTTCGATCGGTGCGGTAGATCGGCCGCAGCCTCAGCGTGTGCCTGCCGCGAACAGCCCCCAGAGCCTCTCCGGGTCCACCCGCTGCTCGAAGAGGCGCACGCCCAGGTGCAGGTGCGGGCCGGTGGCGCGGCCGGTGCTGCCCACCCTGCCGACGACCTGGCCGGCGGCGACCTGCTCGCCCTCGGCGACGAGCAGCTTCTCGAGGTGCAGGTACTGGCTCACGAGGCCGGCGCCGTGATCAACCAGGACGGTCAGCCCCGAGTAGTAGAAGTCCCGCGCGAGGCGCACCCTGCCGGCGGCGATGGCGTGCACCGGGGTGCCGGCCGGCGCGGTGTAGTCCTGGCCCGCGTGCGGGCTCTTGGGGATTCCGTTGAGGATCCGCCGGCGCCCGAAGTTGCCCGCGGCGCGCTCGGCGAGGGCCCGCTCGAACGCTCCCGTCCAGAGCGCGCCGCCGCCGGACTCGCGGTAGACCGCGGCCGCCTGCTCCTGTTCGCGTGCGATGCGTTCCTCCAGTTCTTTCGGCGGCGTCACCATCGCCGGCGGCAGGGTCAGGCGCTCCTCCGGGAAGGCGCGCCTGACGACGTCCACCGGGATGCGCTGCTCCTCGCCGCCGGCGCCCCGGCTGACGACGATGGTCTCCCTCCCCGTGGCCGCGTCGATGTCGAGGCCCAGGAGGAACACGGGCGAGCCCTCGCCGCCGAGCGCGAGGGCCGGATAGCGCTTGCCGAGGAACTGCGCCGCCTCCGGGCGCCCCTTTCCTTGCGGCGGACGCAGCACGAAGACGTCGCCCGGCTGCACGCGCAGGACCTGCGGCGCCGTCGCGCGCCCCTTCTGCGCGCACTGGCCCACGGCGCCGGCCAGGGCCAGCGCGCCGGCCAGCGACGCCAGCGCCGCCACGAGGGGGCCGCGCCTCATCCGACCGGACCCGCGGCGCGTGCCGCCGCCTCGCCCGCGTTGGCGGGCCCGCGCCCCCGCCCCAGCGGGTACGAGCGGCGGATTGCCTCGAGCACGAAGGCCTTGGCGCGATGCGCGGCCTCCAGCGGCGGCAGCCCGCGACCGAGGTGCACCGCGATGGCGGCGGCCAGCAGGCAGCCGGTGCCCCGGGTGTTCCGCGTGGGCACCCGCGGCCCGCGCAGCAGGAGGGAGCGCCGCGCATCGACGAAGACATCCACCGCCCCGCCCCGCCGGTGCCCGCCTTTCAGGAGCACCGCGCGCGGCCCACGTGCGAGCAGCGCCCGCGCAGCGCCCACCATGTCATCGAGATCCCTGAGCTCCGCGCCGAGCAGCGCCTCGGCCTCGGGGATGTTGGGGGTCAGGACCGCGGCGAGCGGAAAGAGGCGCCCCAGTAGCGCCTGGATGCCGGGCGCGTCGAGGAGCGCCCCGCCCGTCGTGGCGTGCAGGACGGGATCGACGACGACGTTGGGGACGCGGTGCCGCTCGATGGCGCCGGCCACCGCCCGGACGACCGGCGCGGTCGCGAGCATGCCGACCTTCACCGCCTGGGCGCCGCCGTCGGCAAGCACCGCCTCGAGCTGTGCCCGCACGAGCCGCGGCGCCACCGGCTCGACGGCGAGGACCCGGCGCGTGTCCTGGACCGTCACCGCGGTGATCACCGGCAGCGGGTGCCCGCCAAGCGCCTTCACCGCGTGCAGGTCGGCGGCGAGGCCCGCGCACCCCATCGGGTCCGAGCCGCCGGCGCACACGACGAGCGTCGGCGTCGTCCTCCGGCGCGGCGCCGCGGCGGCTATCACCGCGGCATCCCTGCGTTTTCTTGACAGCGCACGAACACGGCCGATACTATACCAGACGTATCGCAGGGCAGTCTCGGGGGGAATGGTCCGCGGCGACGTGCGCCGCGAAGCGAAGGAGATCGCGCATGAGGGAAGAGAAGCCGCGCAAGATCGTGTTCATCGACCGGCGCTTCCAGGGGCAGTTCATCCTCAAGTTCGTGCTGCTGCTCCTGGCCGGCACCGGGCTCTTCGTCCTCGCGGCGTACCTGATCCTCAACCGGCGCCTCGAGGAGACGTACTACAGCGCCCACTACACCATCAAGAGCACCGGCGAGATGCTCCTGCCGACGCTCCTGTCGCTGGCCGGCGTGTTCGTCCTCGTGCTCGGCGCCGCGGTCGTCGCCGTCACGCTCTACGTCTCCCACCACATCGCCGGCCCGCTCTACGCG
Proteins encoded in this region:
- a CDS encoding BrnT family toxin encodes the protein MQFDWNNEKNEWLKAKRGVSFEQVVLILEQEGYLDIIDHPNQGEYPGQEIAIIRIEDYVYLVPFVREGNTIFLKTIIPNRKATSKYKGK
- a CDS encoding DUF2513 domain-containing protein, which codes for MKRDMDLIRKIVLFVEAMEPNQQIEDESVQIEGYEPSVINYHIGLLAEAELIKSHDVSDSGGDHWLIDRLTWKGHEFIDSARNESVWSRAKEMIKEKGGSIPFEVMQTLLTSIAKSMLGIT
- a CDS encoding tetratricopeptide repeat protein yields the protein MTPSRRGRGGGRRSALWRLAAGAVLLVLLSAAVFHAAAGFGFVAFDDEEYVVRNPRVLAGLTADGAAWAMRTATLGSWYPLTWLSLMLDVQLFGPDPRWLHRTGLALHTLAGVLLFLLLRSLTGAGGRSLLVAALFIVHPLHVESAVWISERKDVLSTCLWLAGALCHVRYARRPSPARLVPVAVFFALALAAKPMAVTFPLTLLLIDFWPLGRLRGEGLRRALLEKAHLFAGAAVAAAFTFRSQGLAGAINAVTPIPLAARLANAATSLAWYCARTVWPSDLAFFYPHPGSGAPLVPAAIAAAAAAAATALFLRNWRRSPAHLTGWLWFLATLAPVIGVVQVGAQARADRYTYVPLIGLFVMAAWLAPSRWRGRRGAAVAAGAAASAWVALLGVAAHAQAAQWRDTRTLAEHASRVAPSWMAIEHLAVAAVLDGRLDEGLSLIRRAFELSPSNPQVHYNLGWVHERRGEIPEALSWYRRAASEMPGDPLPIASVGVALAALSRCEEAVPWLERAAALDPADAHARRGLARCLATLGRGAEAAGHY
- a CDS encoding antitoxin, which produces MKTYTDEAEEKKIVESYERGEWRTVKGLKGKGRLLRTAARNTLQKDKRINIRMSSRDLNQVQVIAAQEGLPYQTLISSIIHKFVAGTLVDRKRA
- the thiD gene encoding bifunctional hydroxymethylpyrimidine kinase/phosphomethylpyrimidine kinase, whose protein sequence is MIAAAAPRRRTTPTLVVCAGGSDPMGCAGLAADLHAVKALGGHPLPVITAVTVQDTRRVLAVEPVAPRLVRAQLEAVLADGGAQAVKVGMLATAPVVRAVAGAIERHRVPNVVVDPVLHATTGGALLDAPGIQALLGRLFPLAAVLTPNIPEAEALLGAELRDLDDMVGAARALLARGPRAVLLKGGHRRGGAVDVFVDARRSLLLRGPRVPTRNTRGTGCLLAAAIAVHLGRGLPPLEAAHRAKAFVLEAIRRSYPLGRGRGPANAGEAAARAAGPVG
- a CDS encoding M23 family metallopeptidase, whose amino-acid sequence is MRRGPLVAALASLAGALALAGAVGQCAQKGRATAPQVLRVQPGDVFVLRPPQGKGRPEAAQFLGKRYPALALGGEGSPVFLLGLDIDAATGRETIVVSRGAGGEEQRIPVDVVRRAFPEERLTLPPAMVTPPKELEERIAREQEQAAAVYRESGGGALWTGAFERALAERAAGNFGRRRILNGIPKSPHAGQDYTAPAGTPVHAIAAGRVRLARDFYYSGLTVLVDHGAGLVSQYLHLEKLLVAEGEQVAAGQVVGRVGSTGRATGPHLHLGVRLFEQRVDPERLWGLFAAGTR